The sequence below is a genomic window from bacterium.
TCTGCGGCGTGTTCTCCGGCCGCAGGGCCGCCTTCACGCCGGGGGCGCCGCTCGCGGGGACGAGCCCGGCGTAGCGGCCGTAGTGCTCGAGGACCGTCTTCACGTACCCCTTCGTCTCGGGGAAGGGCGGGATGCCGCCGTACCGGCGCACCGCGTTCTCGCCGGCGTTGTAGGCCGCGAGCACCAGCTTGAGGTCATCGAAGGTGTTGAGCAGGTACTTGAGGTGTCGCACTCCCCCCTCGATGTTCTCGACGGGGTTGAAGGGGTTGCCCACGTTGCGCTCGCGCGCCGTCTCCGGCATCAGCTGCATCAGCCCGAGCGCGCCGGCGCGCGAGATCGCCCGGTTGTCGTAGTTGCTCTCGGCCTTGATGACCGCCTTGACGAGCGCACAGTCGACGCCGTGGCGTTCCGAGAGCCGGGCGATCTCCGCGTCGTACTTCTCGGCGGCGAGCGGCTCGGCCGAGGGAACGCGCGGGGGCGTGCTCCCCGGCACCTTGGCGAAGCGCGGATCGCTCGGGATGTTCGTGTAATGCGTCACGCCGCTCTCGTCCGTGAAGCTGTAGAGCGTCGCCCCGGCGGGGCCGGGCGCGGCGAGCAGGGCGAGCGCCAGCGCGGCGGCGAGCCTCGCGCGCGTCATCCCCGCCCCCGTTTCGTCGCCGGCTGGAAGCGCTGCACGGCGCGGTTGTGCTCCACCAGCGTGCGCGAGAACTCGTGGCTCCCGTCGTTGCGCGCGACGAAATAGAGGTAGTCGACCGGGGCGGGGTGCAGGACCGCGGCGAGGGAGGCGCGCCCCGGGGCGGCGATCGGCCCTGGCGGCAGCCCGCGGACGACGTAGGTGTTGTACGGGCCGGGCGCTGCGAGGTCCCGCTTGCGCAGGTTGCCGTCGAAGCGCTCAATGCCGTAGATGACGGTCGGGTCGGCCTGCAGCGGCATGCCGACGCGCAGCCGGTTGAGGAACACCGCGGCGACGAGCGGGCGCTCGGCCGTGGCGCCGGTCTCGCGCTCGACGATGCTCGCGAGCGTCACCGCCTGCAGCGGGCCGAGCGCGGACGGCGGCGCGCCCAGCGTCAGCTCCGTCCAGACGCGCTGGAACTGGCCGTGCATCGCGCGGATCACCTCGTCCGGCTCGGACGGCAGCGCGAATGCGTACGTCTCGGGGAAGAGGAAGCCCTCCGCGCTCGGCCCCGGGATCCCCAGCGATGCGAGGAACGAGCGGTCGCGCGCGCGGGCGAGGAAGGCGCCGGCGCCACAGACACCGCCGGCCGCCAGCCGCTCGGCGATCTGCTCCAACCGCCACCCCTCGGGAATGGTGACCGTCGCGCTGCGCCCCCTGCCCTCGGCGAGGGCCCGCACCAGTGCCGGGAGGCTATCGCGCGGGTCGAGGCGGTAGTCGCCGGGGCGCAGGGCGCGCTCGAGCCCGGCGAGCCGCGCCGCCAGCACGAACGCGGCCGGGCTCGCGACCGCGCCGGCGTCCCCGAGGGCTCGGGCGATCTGCCGCAGGTCGCTGCCAGTCGCGATGCGCACCTCCACCGGCGCCGTGCCGCGCCCCGCGGGGGCGATGAACAGCGCGTGCGCCACGTACGCGGCGGCGGCGCACCCGACGGCGAGCACCGCGAGGAGCGCCAGCGCCAGCGCGCGCCGCAGCGCCAAGGGCTTGCGGGGGGCGTCAGTCACCGGTGGTGGCCCTCCGCCGGTCGAGGTGGGCCTGGAGGATCAGGACCGCGGCGAGTTGGTCGCGCAGCCCCTTCCGTCGGGCGCGCGAGACGTTGGCCTCGATGAGCGTGCGCTCGGCCTGCACCGTGGTCAGCCGCTCGTCCTCGAGGCACACCCTGCCGGGGAGCACCTCCTCGAGGCGCTTGGCGAAGTCCTGCGCCGCCCCGGCGCTGGGTCCGAGGGTCCCGTCCATGTTGATCGGCAGCCCAACCACAATCAATTCAACAGTATAACGCTCGACAAGGGTTTTGACAGCCTCCACGGCCGCCGCGAGGGGCCGCCCCGCGATGCCCGGGAGGCCGTGCGCCGCCAGCCCCAGCTCGTCGCTGATCGCGACGCCTATCGTCTTCGAGCCCGGATCCAGCCCGAGAATCCTGCCGCTGCCCTGCGTCCCGCTCACGCCGTCACCCGCTCCGCGCCGGCGTAGATGGTCAGCCCGCCGCCGCGGACCTGCCCGATGACGGTGATCCCGGTGCGCGCCGCCAACTCGAGCGCCAGGTCGGTCGCGCTCGAGCGCGAGACGAGGACCGCGACGCCGAGCTTCGCCGCTTTCACCAGGATTTCCGAGGAGATGCGGCCTGTGGTCAGAAGGATCTTGTCTTCGACCGGGATGCCGCGCAGGAAGCACTCGCCATGGATCTTGTCGACGGCGTTGTGCCGCCCGATGTCGTCGCGGAAGAGCACGATGGCCTCCGGGGTGCCGAGCGCGGCGCTGTGCACGCCGCCGGCCTCGCGGTAGAGCGCGGAGCCGGTCAGCAGCGACTGCATGAGGCGGCGGACCGCGGCGACGCCCACGCGCGGGCCGGCGGGCGCCGGGAGGGCCTGCAGGGCGTCGAGCGCGTGAGTGAACGTCGTCCCCTTGCCGCAGCCGGACGTGACCGCGCGGCGCTCGAGCAGCTTCGCCGCGAGCGGGTCGACGCCCGTCGCCTCGACGTCCACGGTGCCGCCATCCGGGGCGACGCGGATCGCGGCGATGTCCTCGCGGCGGGAGACGAACCCCTCCCCCTTGAGGAAGCCGGCCGCCAGGTACTCGAGCGCGTCGTCGGAGGCCAGGAGCGTGATCAGCTCGCGCCCGTTGAGCCGCAGCGTGACGGCCACCTCGCGCGCCACGGCCACCTCCACCGGCTGGAGGGCGCCGTCGCGCCAGACCTGCGCCGGCCGCCGCAGGGCGCGGGGGTGCGGCGCCGTCACGGTCGCTCCGGCGCGCCGGCCTGCGCGGCCGCCAGCTCGGAGGGCGTGTTGACATTGACGAAGCTGCGCAGCCCGGGGTCGGCCGCGGCGAGGTCTCGCTCGGCGACGTGGCGCACGCGCAGGCCCTCCAGCGCGTCGACGACCCGCAGGCGCCCCCCGCGGATCGCGCGCTCGAAGCCGGGCAGGGCGCCGCGGCAGTAGAGGGCGAGCAGCGGCTCCGGCCGGCCGCCGACGAGCGGGACCAGCGCATCGGCGCCCTCGGCGTCGGCGCCGAGGAGCAGCTCGAGGACCGCGGGGGCCAAGTGCGGCATGTCGCACGCGACGCAGAGGACGACCGGGTGCGCCGCGGCGGCGATGGCCGCGTGGATGCCGCCGATCGCCCCGACGTCTCGGTGGACGTCCGGGACCACGCGCAGGCCGAGGTCGGCGTACGGCGCGGGGTCGTTCGCCGAGACGAACAGGTCGTCGACGAGAGGGCGCAGCAGCTCCGCCGTGCGCGCCAGCATCGCCCGCCCGCCGACCTCCAGGAGCGCCTTGTTCGACCCCATGCGGCTGCTCCTGCCGCCGGCAAGGACCGCCGCCGAGCGTCCCGGGAAGCGTGGAGCCCCCGTCGTCGTGCCTGCCATCGCCGCCTTCAAGGCCTCCCGTCCGGGCGGCGGCCGTCCCCGCTTCGCCGGGGGGCGCCGTCCTTGCAAGTTGTCGAGTTTTTTCGTAAAGTTGAAGTTTATCAACCCGGACGGGCGGCCGCAAGGGCCGCTCCCGGCGGAGGGGACAGGGGTGAGCGTAAAGCGCACGGTTGCCGAGATCAACGAGCGGATCAGGAAGGGCCAGGCGGTGGTGATGACCGCCGAGGAGGTCGCCCGCCTCGTCAAGGAGAAGGGGACGCGCAAGGCCGCGGCCGAGGTGGACGTGGTCACCACCGGCACCTTCGGGCCGATGTGCTCCTCGGGGGCGATCATCAACACCGGGCACACCAAGCCGCGGATCAAGATGAAGAAGGCCTGGTTCAACGACGTCGAGGCCTACTGCGGCCTGGCGGCGGTCGACTGCTACCTCGGCGCCACCGAACTGCCGGAGTCCGACCCGGAGAACCGCGTCTACCCCGGCGCCTTTCCCTACGGCGGGGCGCACGTCATCCAGGAGCTGGTGGCCGGCAAGGAGGTGCGCTTCCGCGCCATCGCGTACGGCACCGACTGCTACCCGCGCAAGGAGATCGAGACCACCGTTTCGCTCAAGACGGTCAACGAGGCCTACCTCTTCAACCCCCGCAACTGCTACCAGAACTACAACTGCGCCGTGAACCTCTCGGACCGCACGATTTACACCTACATGGGCGTGCTCAAGCCGAACCTCGGCAACGCCAACTACTGCAGCGCCGGGGTGCTCTCGCCGCTGCTCAAGGACCCGCTCTACCGGACGATCGGGATCGGCACGCGCATCTTCCTCGGCGGCGGCGTCGGCTACGTCGTCGGCCCGGGGACGCAGCACAACCCGGAGGTGCGGCGCCTGCCCTCGGGGGTGCCGGCCGGCGGGGCGGGGACGCTGGCGGTCACCGGCGATCTGCGCGGGATGAGCCCGGAGTTCGTCGTCGGCGTGAGCTTCACCGGCTACGGCGTGAGCCTGGCCGTCGGCCTGGGCGTGCCGATACCCGTGCTCGACGAGGAGGTCATGCGCCACGCCGCCCTCGGCGACGAGGATCTGGTGACGCAGGTGATCGACTACTCCCACGACTACCCGGAGATGGTCGCCCGCAGCCTCGGGGAGGTCAGCTACGCCCAGCTGCGCAGCGGCAGCGTCCAGATCCAGGGACGCGAGGTGCCGACCGTCTCGCTCTCGAGCCTCCCCAAGGCCCGGAAGATCGCCGCCCGGCTCAAGGAGTGGATCGGAGCCGGCGACTTCCTGCTCAGCGAGCCCGCGGCCACGCTGCCGGGCCCGGGGTCGGGGATCGCCATCAAGGCGCTGCACGAGCGCGCCAGGAAGCACTAGGGGGAGCGGACCGTGACCGCGAAGGTTGCCCACAAGATCGTCCTGCACTTCCCGCAGCAGACCTGGGACCGGCCCATCGTCTGCATGCTGGCCAAGGAGTTCGACCTCTGCTTCTCGATCTCCAAGGCGGAGATCACCCACGAGGAGGAGGGGCTGGTCGTGCTCGACCTCTCGGGCGCCGAGAGCGAGTACAAGCGGGGGATCAAGTTCCTCAAGGAGCAGGGGGTGCGCGTCGAGCCGCTCGAGCGCGACGTGACGCGGGTCGAGGCCAAGTGCACGCACTGCGGCGCCTGCCTCGCCGTCTGCCCGACCGAGGCGCTGGATGTCGACCGGGAGACCTGGCTCGTGAGCTTCGACCCCGGCAAGTGCGTGGCCTGCGAGCTGTGCATCGCGGCCTGCCCCCCCCGCGCCATGCAGACAGCCTTATGATCGTTATGGGGCGGGCTTCGGGGTCCTGTCGCTGCGCGCCCCCGTCGGTGCTCGCCTGCGGCTGCGCGCCGCCGGGGGTCCCCCGCTCCGCGCCACCCCTTCGCCCAGCACGTTCAACAAAAGAATTCCCGGATATGGCTCGTGGGAGGCGCGAGGGGTGAAGCCGGTTTATTTGGACCACAACGCGACGACGCCGGTGCGGCCGGAGGTCCTCGAGGCGATGCTGCCGATGTTCCGCGAGGACTTCGGCAACCCCTCGAGCGTCCACACCTGCGGGGGCGTCCCGCGCCAGAGACGGGAGGAGGCGCGCGCCAGGGTCGCCGCCCTGCTCGGCTGCTGCCCGGTGGAGGTCGTCTTCACGTCGGGCGGGACCGAGAGCGACAACCACGCCATCAAGGGGACGGCGTTCGCCCTGCGCGAGAAGGGCACGCACATCGTCACCTCGCGCGTCGAGCACCACGCGGTGCTCCACACCTGCCGCTGGCTGGAGCAGCGCCTGGGCTTCTCCGTGACCTACGTCGGCGTCGACGCCGACGGTCGCGTCGACCCCGCGGCGGTGGCGGGGGCGATCACGCCGCAGACCATCCTCGTCTCGATCATGGCCGCCAACAACGAGAGCGGCACGGTGAACCCGATCGCCGAGATCGGGCGGCTCTGCCGCGAGCGCCGCGTGCTCTTCCACACCGACGCGGTGCAGGCGGTCGGCAAGGTGCCGCTGGATGTCCAAGCGGCGAACGTCGACTTCCTCTCGCTCTCCGGCCACAAGATCTACGGGCCGAAGGGGACGGGCGCCCTCTACATCCGCGAGGGCGTGACCATCGACCCGCTCATCCACGGCGGCGGCCACGAGATCCACCGGCGCGCGGGGACCGAGCACACCTCGGGCATCGTCGGCCTCGGCAAGGCCGCCGAGCTGGCGCGGCTGGAACTGGACGCCGAGGCGCGCCAGCTCACCGCGCTGCGCGACCGGCTCTGGGAGCGCATCCGCGCCGAGATCCCGGACGTGCGGCTCAACGGTCACCCGACGCAGCGGCTGCCGAACACCCTCAACGTCTCGTTCCCGCGCATCGAGGCCGAGTCCGCGCTCATGCTGCTGGACCAGCAGGGCTTCGCCGTCTCCACCGGCTCCGCGTGCTCTTCCGAGGACCAGGAGGCGTCCCACGTGCTCACCGCCATGGGGCGCAGCCCGCTGGAGGCCCGCGGCGCCATCCGCTTCTCGCTCGGCCGTGACAACACGCCCGAGGACATCGAGCGCCTGATGGCCGTGCTCCCGGGGATCATCGCGAAGCTGCGGGCGATGTCGCCGCTGTAGACATCGGGCAGGGTCCGCGGCCGGGCCATCGCCGGCCCCCGCCTACTCCCCGAACGGGTCCTCATTCATCCGCCCGAGCAACCCGTGCCGCGTGCCCTCGACGAAGTGGCCGACGTTCGCGAAGGCCATGTAGAGCCAGCGCGGCATCAGGTCCTCGCGCATCAGCGCCACGGCCTCCGGCGGGATCGGCCGCCCCGCGGCGAGGGCCTCGGCCGCCAGGTCGAGCGAACGGCGCGTCTTCGTGAAGAGTCCCCCGGCGGCCGCCAGGTCCTTGTCCCCGAGCGCCCCGCCGCCGCCGCGGCCCAGCCCGCCGAGCCACGTCAGTCCTGCCTCACGCGCGAACAGGCGGCACATCTCGACCGCCGTGTCGGTGTGACGGGATTCGAGGAACCCGCAGTTGACGAGCGCGGCGACGCTCCTGGGACCGGAGCTGCCGGCCGCGATCCGCATCAGCGCCCGCTTCATGCGCGCCGGCACACCATCCCCGTAGAGCGGGAAGGTCAGGAGCAGCAGGTCGCTGGCGCGAACGTCCGCGAGAAGCGTCGTCTCGGGGGCGAGCGCCCGGCGCCGGACCTCGATGCCGGCTGCGGCGAGCCGGTCGCAGAGGTACGCGCCGAACCGCCAGGAAGAGCCCCTCGCCCCTTTCGGGCTCCCGCAGAGCAGCAGCGCCGACCGGATCGCGGTCACAGAGCCTCCATGCGCGTGAGGATGCCGTCGATTGCGGCGCCGACCCCGGCCGCGCCCTCGCTCCTGGCGAGGCAGCCGGCCTGCCAGCGCAGGCCGTTGAAGTTGAGCGCGTTGCGCCAGACGCGCTGCCGGAACGAGGCCGCGGCCTCCTCGTCGGGACGCTCCTGGATGCCGACGGCGATGATCTCGTACGCCTTGTCCTTCGCCCGCAGCGGATGATGCATCTCGCCGCGGAAGACCCGGAAGAACGGGGTCAGAATGCCGATGGAGCGCTCCATCACGGCCTTCAGGTCGGGGTGGTAGCCGCCGAAGACGACCGGCGTGAAGAAGACGAGCCGGTCGGCGCGCGCGATCTCCCGGGTGATCGGCCGGCAGTCATCGTCGATGACGCAGACCCCCGGCGTTCGAAGCCAGCAGCCGAAGCAGCCCGTGCAGGCCGCGATCTTCCGACCGGCGGGCCGGATGACCGTGGTCTCCGAGTCGCCGCGAAAGCGCCGGATCAGGGCATCGCGCGCCGCCGCGGCGAAGGAGTCCTCGGCGGCGCACGCGTCCAGGATCGCGGTCTTCATCGGGCCTCCCCGCTCGCGGCAGTTCCCTGACGGGCAACGCCAGGCCGCCGCGGCCAGGACGAGTCTAGCGCACCTCGGCACGCGCTTGACAGCCCCGCGCGGCACTCCGAGAATCACGGTCAGGATGGTCAGGACTTCGACGGCCGCCAGGGAGGATCGCGACCCCGCGCGCCTGCGCCTGGAGTTGGGTCGGATCCGCCGCCTCGTCGGCCCGGTGACGCCGGAGCAGCTCCGTTTCGTCGATTGCTTCGCCGGCGTCTCCGTGGCGTTGTTCGTCCCGGCGGCCGGGCACTGCGGCTACGCGATCCAGCCGGCGCACCGCCACCCCGCCTACTCCTTCATCGTGAACTTCGACGACCACGGCTCGTATTCCGTGGGCGGGCGGCGCATCGCGGGCGTGCCGGGGACCGTCTCCGCCCTCTCGCCGCAGGTGCCGCACCAGGAGCACCCCGGGGAGCAGGTGGCGCGCTACATCGCCGTGCTCGTCGCGCCGGAGCTTTTCGAGCGCGTGAGCCGGGCCTATCCGCGGCCGGTCCCGCGGCCGCTGCTCGGACACGGCTTCCCGGCGTCCCCGGACCTCGTGCTCGCGCTCAAGGAGTTCATGCGGGAGTGCGACGACCGCCCCCCCGGCGCGGAGGAGGTGCTCGAGGCGCTGGGCGTGCGGATCGCGCACCTGCTCGTCCGCGGTCTGCTCGGAATCGCCGGCGCCTCGGAACGGGTCGAGCGGCGGGCCGGGGTCGACCGGGCCATCCACCACATGCACGTCCACTACGGCGAGAAGCTGACCGTGGCCGCCCTGGCGGGGCTGGCCGCGATGTCCCCCTCGCACTTCGCCCGGGTCTTCAGGACCGAGACCGGGCGGCCGCCCCTGGAGTACCTGCTGGACGTGCGGCTGGAGAAGGCGCGGCAGCTCCTGCGCGGCGCGGATCTTCCGGTCACGGAGATCGCGCTGCGCTGCGGGTTCGGCACCTCGTCGCACTTCGCCGCGACGTTCCGCCGGCGCTTCGGCACCACCGCGCGGGGCTACCGGGCGACGCTCACCCGCAGCAGTCCGGCGACAAAGAAGGGGCGGATCCCGAAAGACGCGGCCCGGGCCACGGCGTAGCCTCGTTCCCGAGAACAACAGGGAAGGAGAGCGGCGCATGACCAGGGAGGAGATCTTCGCGATGATCCAGGCCCACCCCGTGTTCCACCTCGGGACCGTCGAGGGCGACCAGCCGCGGGTGCGGGCGATGCTCATCTACCGGGCCGATCACGGCGGCATCGTCTTTCACACCGGAAAGATGCGCGACGTCCACCGCCAGCTCCAGGCGCACCCGAAGACGGAACTGTGCTTCGAGGACACGGAGCGGATGATCCAGGTGCGGGTCAGCGGCGAGGCCGAGCTCGTGGAGGACCTCGCCCTGAAGCAGGAGATCGCGGCGCACCCGACCCGGGCCTTTCTCAAGCCCTTCATCGCGGCGCATGGCTACGATCCGCTCGCGGTGTATCGCATCAGGAACCCGGTCGCCACGATCTGGACGATGGCGGAGAACCTGGCGCCGAAGCGCTCGCTCGCGCTCTGAAGCCGGCGACCCGGGGCGCCTCTTGACGGCGTCGGGCGCGGCCGCGAGAATCCCCGGCACCATGGGCGCGCCCGAACACTCGCCGCAGAACTACTTCGGCGCCGGCCGCTCCTCGACCTACGACCGGAAGATCCGCGCCAGCCTCCCGGGCTACGAGGCGCTGCACGCGATGGTCGACGACCTCCTGCGGCAGGCGCTGCCGGCGCAGGCGCGGCTGCTGATCGTGGGCGCCGGCACGGGGATGGAGCTGGTCACGCTCGGCGAGGCGCACCCCGGGTGGAGCTTCACGGCGACGGACCTCTCCGCCGAGATGCTGGCGATCGGCCGGGCCAACGTCGAGGCCGCGGGACTCGCGGACCGGGTGCGGTTCCACCTCGGCCCCGTGCAGGATCTGCCGCCTGATGAGGCGTACGACGCGGCGACGAGCATCCTGATCTCGCATTTCATCAGGGCGCGGGAGGAGCGGGGGCGCTTCTTCGGGGCGATCGCCGCGCGGCTGCGCCCGGGGGCCCCGTTGGTCACCGCGGAACTCGTCGGCGACCGGCAGGACGCGGGTTGCGCGCATCTGCTGGAGGCGTGGAAGGGCCACTACGC
It includes:
- a CDS encoding transglycosylase SLT domain-containing protein, whose amino-acid sequence is MTRARLAAALALALLAAPGPAGATLYSFTDESGVTHYTNIPSDPRFAKVPGSTPPRVPSAEPLAAEKYDAEIARLSERHGVDCALVKAVIKAESNYDNRAISRAGALGLMQLMPETARERNVGNPFNPVENIEGGVRHLKYLLNTFDDLKLVLAAYNAGENAVRRYGGIPPFPETKGYVKTVLEHYGRYAGLVPASGAPGVKAALRPENTPQIHTFVNAEGTRVFTNEPWRYAEIPGWRRERTP
- the mltG gene encoding endolytic transglycosylase MltG, encoding MTDAPRKPLALRRALALALLAVLAVGCAAAAYVAHALFIAPAGRGTAPVEVRIATGSDLRQIARALGDAGAVASPAAFVLAARLAGLERALRPGDYRLDPRDSLPALVRALAEGRGRSATVTIPEGWRLEQIAERLAAGGVCGAGAFLARARDRSFLASLGIPGPSAEGFLFPETYAFALPSEPDEVIRAMHGQFQRVWTELTLGAPPSALGPLQAVTLASIVERETGATAERPLVAAVFLNRLRVGMPLQADPTVIYGIERFDGNLRKRDLAAPGPYNTYVVRGLPPGPIAAPGRASLAAVLHPAPVDYLYFVARNDGSHEFSRTLVEHNRAVQRFQPATKRGRG
- the ruvX gene encoding Holliday junction resolvase RuvX gives rise to the protein MSGTQGSGRILGLDPGSKTIGVAISDELGLAAHGLPGIAGRPLAAAVEAVKTLVERYTVELIVVGLPINMDGTLGPSAGAAQDFAKRLEEVLPGRVCLEDERLTTVQAERTLIEANVSRARRKGLRDQLAAVLILQAHLDRRRATTGD
- the fdhD gene encoding formate dehydrogenase accessory sulfurtransferase FdhD, which translates into the protein MTAPHPRALRRPAQVWRDGALQPVEVAVAREVAVTLRLNGRELITLLASDDALEYLAAGFLKGEGFVSRREDIAAIRVAPDGGTVDVEATGVDPLAAKLLERRAVTSGCGKGTTFTHALDALQALPAPAGPRVGVAAVRRLMQSLLTGSALYREAGGVHSAALGTPEAIVLFRDDIGRHNAVDKIHGECFLRGIPVEDKILLTTGRISSEILVKAAKLGVAVLVSRSSATDLALELAARTGITVIGQVRGGGLTIYAGAERVTA
- a CDS encoding molybdenum cofactor guanylyltransferase, encoding MAGTTTGAPRFPGRSAAVLAGGRSSRMGSNKALLEVGGRAMLARTAELLRPLVDDLFVSANDPAPYADLGLRVVPDVHRDVGAIGGIHAAIAAAAHPVVLCVACDMPHLAPAVLELLLGADAEGADALVPLVGGRPEPLLALYCRGALPGFERAIRGGRLRVVDALEGLRVRHVAERDLAAADPGLRSFVNVNTPSELAAAQAGAPERP
- a CDS encoding homocysteine biosynthesis protein gives rise to the protein MSVKRTVAEINERIRKGQAVVMTAEEVARLVKEKGTRKAAAEVDVVTTGTFGPMCSSGAIINTGHTKPRIKMKKAWFNDVEAYCGLAAVDCYLGATELPESDPENRVYPGAFPYGGAHVIQELVAGKEVRFRAIAYGTDCYPRKEIETTVSLKTVNEAYLFNPRNCYQNYNCAVNLSDRTIYTYMGVLKPNLGNANYCSAGVLSPLLKDPLYRTIGIGTRIFLGGGVGYVVGPGTQHNPEVRRLPSGVPAGGAGTLAVTGDLRGMSPEFVVGVSFTGYGVSLAVGLGVPIPVLDEEVMRHAALGDEDLVTQVIDYSHDYPEMVARSLGEVSYAQLRSGSVQIQGREVPTVSLSSLPKARKIAARLKEWIGAGDFLLSEPAATLPGPGSGIAIKALHERARKH
- a CDS encoding NIL domain-containing protein, translated to MTAKVAHKIVLHFPQQTWDRPIVCMLAKEFDLCFSISKAEITHEEEGLVVLDLSGAESEYKRGIKFLKEQGVRVEPLERDVTRVEAKCTHCGACLAVCPTEALDVDRETWLVSFDPGKCVACELCIAACPPRAMQTAL
- the nifS gene encoding cysteine desulfurase NifS produces the protein MKPVYLDHNATTPVRPEVLEAMLPMFREDFGNPSSVHTCGGVPRQRREEARARVAALLGCCPVEVVFTSGGTESDNHAIKGTAFALREKGTHIVTSRVEHHAVLHTCRWLEQRLGFSVTYVGVDADGRVDPAAVAGAITPQTILVSIMAANNESGTVNPIAEIGRLCRERRVLFHTDAVQAVGKVPLDVQAANVDFLSLSGHKIYGPKGTGALYIREGVTIDPLIHGGGHEIHRRAGTEHTSGIVGLGKAAELARLELDAEARQLTALRDRLWERIRAEIPDVRLNGHPTQRLPNTLNVSFPRIEAESALMLLDQQGFAVSTGSACSSEDQEASHVLTAMGRSPLEARGAIRFSLGRDNTPEDIERLMAVLPGIIAKLRAMSPL
- a CDS encoding NAD(P)H-dependent oxidoreductase — translated: MKTAILDACAAEDSFAAAARDALIRRFRGDSETTVIRPAGRKIAACTGCFGCWLRTPGVCVIDDDCRPITREIARADRLVFFTPVVFGGYHPDLKAVMERSIGILTPFFRVFRGEMHHPLRAKDKAYEIIAVGIQERPDEEAAASFRQRVWRNALNFNGLRWQAGCLARSEGAAGVGAAIDGILTRMEAL
- a CDS encoding helix-turn-helix domain-containing protein; the encoded protein is MVRTSTAAREDRDPARLRLELGRIRRLVGPVTPEQLRFVDCFAGVSVALFVPAAGHCGYAIQPAHRHPAYSFIVNFDDHGSYSVGGRRIAGVPGTVSALSPQVPHQEHPGEQVARYIAVLVAPELFERVSRAYPRPVPRPLLGHGFPASPDLVLALKEFMRECDDRPPGAEEVLEALGVRIAHLLVRGLLGIAGASERVERRAGVDRAIHHMHVHYGEKLTVAALAGLAAMSPSHFARVFRTETGRPPLEYLLDVRLEKARQLLRGADLPVTEIALRCGFGTSSHFAATFRRRFGTTARGYRATLTRSSPATKKGRIPKDAARATA
- a CDS encoding pyridoxamine 5'-phosphate oxidase family protein yields the protein MTREEIFAMIQAHPVFHLGTVEGDQPRVRAMLIYRADHGGIVFHTGKMRDVHRQLQAHPKTELCFEDTERMIQVRVSGEAELVEDLALKQEIAAHPTRAFLKPFIAAHGYDPLAVYRIRNPVATIWTMAENLAPKRSLAL
- a CDS encoding class I SAM-dependent methyltransferase, translated to MGAPEHSPQNYFGAGRSSTYDRKIRASLPGYEALHAMVDDLLRQALPAQARLLIVGAGTGMELVTLGEAHPGWSFTATDLSAEMLAIGRANVEAAGLADRVRFHLGPVQDLPPDEAYDAATSILISHFIRAREERGRFFGAIAARLRPGAPLVTAELVGDRQDAGCAHLLEAWKGHYAAAGIPPREVEEDFARTDATVSFIPEAALLALLAGSGFADVRRFFQAFLFGGWVACRA